In Desulfovibrio oxyclinae DSM 11498, one genomic interval encodes:
- a CDS encoding 4Fe-4S dicluster domain-containing protein: MEILSMGKSCDATFIEDVKRESGQDPATCYQCGNCTAGCPYTFVYDIPVNQIMRLLQAGQKERILKSKSLWLCATCESCTTRCPQGIDVALIMDVLRHMARREGYAAEKNVKTFYDGFLESVKRHGRVFEMGVAANYNLKTGRFWTGADIAPKALSIGKLDFRPHEIKGRDEVKRIFRRYLQREEAGE; encoded by the coding sequence ATGGAAATTCTCAGTATGGGAAAAAGCTGCGACGCGACCTTCATTGAGGACGTGAAGCGCGAATCGGGACAGGACCCGGCCACCTGCTACCAATGTGGCAACTGTACCGCGGGATGTCCGTACACGTTCGTATACGACATCCCCGTCAACCAGATCATGCGTCTTTTGCAGGCCGGGCAGAAAGAACGCATCCTCAAATCGAAATCCCTCTGGCTGTGCGCCACTTGCGAGTCCTGCACCACCCGATGTCCTCAGGGCATCGACGTGGCCCTGATCATGGACGTACTCAGGCACATGGCCCGGCGGGAGGGATACGCCGCGGAAAAGAACGTCAAAACCTTCTACGACGGATTTCTTGAATCCGTTAAGCGCCACGGCCGCGTCTTCGAAATGGGCGTCGCCGCCAACTACAACCTGAAGACCGGCCGGTTCTGGACCGGCGCCGACATCGCCCCCAAGGCGCTCTCCATCGGCAAGCTCGACTTCAGGCCCCACGAAATCAAGGGACGCGACGAGGTCAAACGCATCTTCCGCCGCTATCTGCAACGCGAGGAGGCGGGCGAATGA